From the Triticum urartu cultivar G1812 chromosome 4, Tu2.1, whole genome shotgun sequence genome, the window TCCTTAATTAGGACTTGATAATTAGTAAATAATCAAGTGCTCTAATTCTATTCCTAACACTCCTCCTTGGATCACGCATCTTCTAGAAGAATCCATCATCCAGTGCTTCTTGTATATTTCATCATCTAGTGCTTCTTATATAATCGTCATCCTGCTTGAGAATCATTTCTGCAATTTAAGAACCTCCCCCAAAAACCCTATGGGAAAAATATAAGGAGTAATAGATACATCATTGAAAACTCCTTTAAAACCCTGTGGAAAAAATATAAAGAGAAAACGATATGGTATAATTTATATTGCCTCATTAAAAACCTTTTATGAGAAAACTGatgcaaaaactcatcaaagaaaagaGTACAATAATTATTATCTGATGATAACTAAAGGGTTATAATTCTAGGAGTTTTTCTCCCCCTGAAATTTGCAAATCTCGAAAACGTCTCATACCAATCCCATCAATACATTTCTGGAATGTTGAATTTGGTAAAGACTTTATGAAGAAATCTGCTAAATTGTTACATGATTTGGTTTGCAAAATATCAATTTCTCCATCTTTCTGTAATGAATGTGGAAAGAACAACTTAGGAGAAATATGTTTTGTGATATTACTTTTAATATAACCTATTTGCATTTGAGCAATGCAAGCTGCATTATCTTCATAAATAATAGTTGATGATCCTAATGAACCAATACCACACGAAGTTTGAATGTGGTTAATCATCCTGCGAAGCCATACACATTCCTTTGATGCTTCAAATAATGCAATTATTTCAGAATGATTAGTGGAAGTTGCTACGAGAGTCTGTTTTTGTGACTTCCATGAAAAAGCAGTTCCACCATATAAGAATACGAAACCTGTCTGTGACCTAGCATTGTGAGGATCAGATAAATAGCCAGCGTCAGTATATCCTACCATAGTCATATCTTGGTTTTCCTGATAGAATAAGCCAAGATCTTTTGTGCCATGTAAATATCTAAAGATATTATTTACTCCTGTCCAATGACGTTTTGTTGGAGCAGCGCTATGTCTAGCTAGTAAATTTACCGCAAATGCAATATCAGGCCTGGTGCAATTTGCAAGGTACATTAGCGCACCAATAGCACTGAGATACGGGAACTCAGGTCCTAATATCTCTTTGTCATCATCCCGAGGTCTAAAAGGATCTTTATTCATATCAAGGGATCTGACAATCATGGGTGTTTTGGTTGGATATAATTTATCCATATTGAATTTTTCCAAAACCTTTTGAGTATAAGTAGGTTGGTATACTAAAATTCCCGAGGGAAGATGCTCAAGCTGTATGCCTAAGCAAAATTTGGTCTTTCCCAAATCTTTCATCTCAAATTCCGTCATTAAATGATTGCGTGCTTCTTTTATATCATGTGTACTCCCAATGATATTGAGATCATCAACGTACACTAAGATGATGCAAAATTCATTTGAGGATTTCTTTATAAATACACAAGGGCAATCATCATTATTTGAGTATCCTTTCTGAATAAGAAACTCACTCAGTCGGTTATACCACATTCTACTCGACTGTTTCAAGCCATAGAGTGACTTTCGTAATTTTACACAATATGCGTTGCGATTTGCTTTTGGATTCGGCATTTTAAGTCCTTCAGGAACTTTCATATATATGTCCGATTTGAGTGACCCATACAAGTATGCTGTCACTACGTCCATTAACTGCATAGATAAATTCATTTGTACTGCCAAAGATATTAAATATCGAAACGTTATTCCACTCATGACAGGAGAGTATGTATCATCATAATCGATACCAGGTCTCTGCGTGAACCCTTGTGCTACAAGCCTCGCTTTGTATCTCACCACCTCGTTGTTTTCATTCCTTTTTCGAACAAAAACCCATTTTGCTCCCACCGGGAAGACATTCTGAGGAGTAGTTATTACTGAGGAAAATACCTCTCTTTTGTTGATCGAGCGCAGTTCTGCCTCAATTGCTTCCTTCCATTTAGGCCAATCAGGACGCTTGAGGCAATCCCTGACGGTCTTTGGTTCTGGATCCAGTTGAAGGGTTTCAGCAATTTCAGAGGCAAAATATATGTCGACAATTGTAGTCTCTCTGTTGTATGATTCTCCTATTTCTATATAGTTTATGGAAATTTCTTTTATATCTTCAGACTCTATGTGATTTCCCACAACAATAGAGTCATGGTGTTCCGATGTCCCAGCTACTATATTTGTATGCGCATTTATGCTGGGTTCTAGATGTTGATCATCTGATTGGTGtccttcaacttgaggttgaatTGCATTTACTGGTAGAGGATTTGATTTCCTCTGTTTCCGCGGAGGCTTCTGAGAAGCTATATTCCGGCTAACCAGATTTCTCCTCTTACTCTCATTTGGGGTTTGAGTGGTTTTACTTGGTACCTCCACTCGTTCTGGTGCATTAACAGCGGGAATATGTGATTTAGTGACACCTTTATGGTCAGTAAATGCATCTGGCAGATTATTTGCAATGTGTTGCAAATCTATAATCCTCTGAACTTCAGTTTCAGATTCTTTAGTACATGGATCTAAGGACTGGATGCCTGTTACATTCCAATCTATTTTCTGACATTCTTTGTGGTTTGATTCTCCCCCTAATGCCGGGAAATGGTCCTCATCAAAAATAGAATCAGCGTATCGAGCAGTAAACAGGTCCACTGTAAGAGGTTCAAGATATTTTATAATTGACGGAGAATTATAACCCACATAGATCCCAAGTTTTCTGTGGGGGCCCATGGTTGTACGCTGGGGTGGTGATATCGGTACGTATACCGCGCAACCGAATTTTCGCAGATGGAAAATACTTGGCTGAGTGCCACGAACTAGTTGCAGCGGGGAGGTTGTGTGGTATGCAGTTGGTCTGATTTGTATCAGATCTGCGGCGTGTAATACCGCATGTGCCCAACAATATGTTGGCAAATTACAATTCTGTAATAATGGTCGAGCAATTAATTTTACTCTTTTGATGAGAGATTCATCCAATCCATTTTGAGTATGAACATAAGGCACGGAATGTTCTAAATTAATGCCCATAGCCATGCAATAGTCATTAAATGCGCGTGAAGAAAATTCAGCAGCATTATCCATTCGAATTGTTTTTATCTTATTTTCGGGATGGTTTGCTCTTAATTTGATAATCTGAGCAATTAACTTGGCAAAGTCATGATTACGTGTGGATAATAGACATACGTGTGACCATCTAGTAAATGCATCTATGAGTACCATGAAATACCTAAAGGGTCCTGATAGTGGTTGAATTGGACCACATATATCTCCTTGAATGCGTTCAAGGAAATTTAATGACTCATTTTTTACTTTAAGATAAGATGGTTTTATAATTAATTTCCCACTTGCACATGCGGTGCACACAAAATCTGATGATTTGGGGAATCTTTTAGTTGGAAGGCTGTGGCCAATAGAATTGTCAATAATTTTTCTTATCATCCCTATGCCAGGATGACCTAGGCGATCATGCCAAGTCTTGAATTTATCAAGGTCTTGAAAAATTATTTTGTACGCAACATGTGGTACGGGTTTTATATAACTGTAATATAATCCAGATGCAAGTGAGGGGAATTTCTCAAGAATTTGTTTCTCAGACCCATTGCTCTTTGTTAAAAGCAAATATTCAGTATTATTTTCAGAGATAGTTTCCATATGGAAATTATTTGATCGAATGTCTTTAAAACTTAGAAGGGTGCGAGTAGATTCAGGATACAAGAGTGCATCCTCAATTACAATGGTAGTACCCATAGGCAGAACGAGTGTGGCTTGTCCTGAACCAATAATTGATGCATCGCGACCGGCAATGGTCATAATATTCCCTTGTCTCTTAGTTAGAGTTTGGAAATATTTTATTTCCCTTAATATTGTGTTAGTGGTATAATTGTCCACCAAACATAGTTCTTCTTCCATTGGATTATCTTCCCGTAAAATCTATATAGAGTAAGAGAATATTTTAGGATGAATTTTTATTCATTACTCACATATAAATACATACAAAGTATTCATATTACAGTTACACATATAAATATGACATTATGTCTGAATTACATAAGATGATTGGTCCATAGGACTTTATTCTACTTAGAGTTATACAAATTATAACTTCCATTATTACAATAAAATAGCTGATAACATCAAATGAGTGATGTGGAGATTATATGAGATCTCCGTATGCGTCTTGGGTGTATTCCACCATCATGTTGTCGACATCAAGAAGATCTTCATCCTTCTTCCTTGTTTCCTTAGGAGCGCTTTGAGAAGTGCTAGCTTCAAGGTTCTCTTCTTGTTGTAAAGCGTTGAAGTGAGCTTCTGCTTTTCCATGAACTTGTTTGCCTTTCCCAGTGGATTTGAGATATAAATCCGCTAGATGCTTAGGAGTTCGGCATTTGCTAGTACGATGGTTAGTACACCCACACCTTTGACAAATCCCGGATTTGGTGTTTCGGTCATCTTTCTTAAAATGACCTTTACCTTTAGATTGACCAAATGTTTTCTGCTTGCTGTTCCTTTTCCACTTTCCATTGAATTTCTTGAAATTCTTTTTATTCCCCCCATACTTTTTAGTAGACTGAGTGTTAGCATGTGCTTCAGGGAGTGGCATGGAGCCCGTTGGGCGTGTCTGATGATTCTTCATGAGAAGTTCATCATGTTTCTCAGCCTGAAGTAAAGTGTATATGAGCTCAGAATACTTTTTGTATTTTTGTTGACGGTACTGCTGTTGTAGTACTCTCATTGAGGGGTGGAAAGTGCACAAGGTCTTCTCAATGAGATCTTCTTCTGAAATTGCTTGGTTGCAAAATCTTAGTTTAGAATTAACCTTGTGAACTGCAGAGTTGTATGCTGCCACGGATTTGAAATCTTGGAACCTTATGAGGGACCATTCTCTTTGGGCTTCTGGTAGCATAACTGCTCTTTGTTGGTCATATCTCTCCTTGAGAGAGTTCCATAAAGCAAGTGGATCCTCCTCCATTAAATATTCTGTTTTTAAATCAGGATGGAGGTGATGCCTTATAAAACTTAATGCTCCATATTTGACTGCTTGCGGTATTTCCGCAGCGCCTTCAACAGGTGTGATAATTGTGGAACCAAGTTTACGACATTCTAATGCTATCTTGGTATCCATAGCCCATGATAAATAATTACTACCATCTAGCTCAAGTTCATGAAATTCTCTATTCATGACGCCAGCCATTTTCCTGCATGTTGTGATCATGCATAAATTAGTTTTACTACGAGAGTAAAATTTAAGTAACAACAAATGCTTCAAAAGAACAAAGTTCTGAAGTATAGCTGATGCTTTATACTTATATGTGTAGACCTCATTTTATGTAAATGACACTTTGAAGATAGTCACCGTTGTGGTGTAGATCTCGCAGCAATGGAGAACATAATCTGGTTTTGACCAGTAGATATTCATATATCCATTACCTTGTGCCATACTAAATTTTATAAAAACACTTTGAAGGTAGTCATCTGTCAAATGACTAGATGTAGACCTCACAGTAAGAGTGGATAGTCTGCAATTTGATGCAGTAGATCACACAGTTACCTTGTGTTTTGCAAGTATAATATTCGAGGTAATCACATCAATTTGCATATTTGGGAGAGCACTCGAAGATAGTCATTTCGCCAGAACAAAAGAGGCGAAACGTAGATCTttcagcaatgaggataatctgCAAAGTGCAGTAGATGCCTCATCTACCCTGTGATCCCGAAATATGAATTTGTAAATAAAAATTGTTGTACTTATGAACTACATATTCTAAAAGGAAATGCTGAAGCAATCATGTAGAATATGTACACGTAGTCTGAGACTTTATTTAGATAATACATGGTCTAGATATCCAAACTTACAATACAGTACAGACTGAATATAATAAATAAAGGTTCTTAGTACAATAAAATAGCACTCTCAAATAAACAGAACCGGCTGCTATGCAATATACAAATACTATGGCTATTCTCTGTTGAAAACGCCACAGCACCAGCAGCCGTTTATTGGAGTTATTGGCCTGTAGGCCTGATTAGGTGAGGAGCGGGGAGAGTTGGCCTGGCCCATGCACCGACAGAGAGAGGATAAGGAGAGCAGGATCGCTAGTTTCCCTACGTCTCCGCCACTTCCAATTCCCCTTCTCTGTTCATACCTAGACTCAGCACCGCTGCTCGTCAGCTCTCCCTGCCCCGTCTCGCCGTCTTCAATGGAAGCGAGTTGGGCCCCGCTTCGCAGCATGGCCTGCTCCGCTGCTGCTCGCCCCAGGGGCGCCGGTGAGGCCAAGGGCATCCGGCAACCACGCGCCATGAAGGGCTGCGTGGTTCTGCGCCATGGCCGCGGCGAATTGGCGCAGGATCCGGCGGGCTTTCGGCGGAGGCGTCGAAGGAAGAGGCggtgccggaggaggaggtggtgtcGCCGGTGATGAACGTGGTGGCGTCGACGACGAGCCCTGGTCCTCTATCTCCTCTTCTTCAACCTTGATCTTGATGTTCAAGTCGGGGATGGAAGGGTAGCCGCCGGTTCCCGCTGCCGCCGGCGTCGGGGATGGGAGATCCGGGACGGGGCCGTATCCAGGAGGGATGAAGTGCTCCGACAGTTCGTCTGATGGCGTCGGAGACGGCTTCCGCGGTGGTGCGCCCGTACGCGCTGGGCACGATTCGAACCCGTACGGGGGCAGAGGTGGTGGCGCGAGTTCGCAAGGGAACATCTCTTCTTCTCCGAGGAATGGCGCCGATGGACCTCCAAGGAGCCAATCCATCGGAGGGATGGTGAAGACAGATGGCGGCGGAGTCGTTGGTACGATGTAGTCGTCGGCGACGGCCGGAGCCGGAGCCGAAGGCCCAGCATGGTTTGCAGCGGTGGTCGGAGCCGAGGGTCCAGCCTGGTGCACCGTTGGTGCTCGCCCACGGAGCGGGCGGTTGCCTTGGCGTGCGTACCCACGGCGGCGGTTCTGGCGGTGGTTCCAGGCGAAAAAGCGGCGGCGAGGGCCACTCCTTGCGCCAAGTCCCTGACGACGACGGTGACTTGCAGCACGGTGGCGATGGGTGCGTGGACAGCGACGGTTCTCTCTCTGGAGGAAGCGTGCAATGGCGAAAGCAATCGACGGCAGGTCCCTCCCTGCCATTCTTACCTTTCCTGTGATGGCTCTCTGTCGCTCTCGGCAGAGCGAGTACTGATAACGTATAAAGTGAAAAAGTGTTTTTTCCAGAAGTAAATGATTCTCATTGATTGGGCACTATATATACAGGGAGCGGTTACAAATTTGTGAGAATATTTCTAACCGCAAGCAGCGGTTGCTAATGCGTGAGACATAACAGTAACTGCACTAAGCAGTTGCTAACATGAGAAAGGAAGTACAACTGCTTCTAGCAGTTAGAGAATACATAGTCGGTTCCTAAGTCGGTTCCTTAATTAGGACTTGATAATTAGTAAATAATCAAGTGCTCTAATTCTATTCCTAACAAAGCTGAtgtatagtactccctctgtaatattcgggaaaaaaataaaataaatagtaagCATTTTAAtctaaagaaatataagagcttTTAGATTACTATGTAGAGATTCCATTATGGcccacatatggatgtatatagatgtattttagagtgtagattcattcattttgcttcAAATGTGGTCCATAATGAAATCTCTCCAAAGACTAAATGGAGGGAGTTCAAGTGATCTatacactcttatatttctttactgAGGGAATACTGTATAAGACCGTTCGAAAGTGTTATGTCGAGTTTAGCAATTCGGGTTAAACATTTTTTTCTGTTTTGCTTAGTCCGGTGAAATTTCTAGTCTTTGTCTTTAGGTCACTGAATAGACATGGTGTATCTTGTATACATCGAAGTTAAGCCCAAGCCCGCAGAATAGCTTTTCGAAAATTGTCTGCACCGAGCAGGTTCATCTAACTGAGTTGAAAAGGTTAAAAGTTACAAAAAAGTTTTCTTCTTGCATCTGACGTAGTACCATTCTAAGTTAGCCACAAGCGCCAGGAGGCGGCAGTACAAGCCAACTTGGTCGAAAAATTTAAACAGGTCGAGAGCATTCCAAAGTTGCTTGACCGGAGTATCATCGTCTATTGGCATGTGCCTGCTACGAACACCTATAGCTCATCTTCAGGCCTCACCTCTCCTGCTTTCTCAGCTTCGTTCAACACAAAGGTCTTGAGAGACTCCACGTCCCTAGGCCCTGCAATGCCATTGAGTAGTTGGATTAGGCATTGAGCACTTACTAGACGAATATTTTCAAAACAAAGAATCATACATAATGGGAAAATAGAAGCACAGCAGAAGGCAACAAACTGCGTGTACAAAGAAAATGCAGCAAAAAGTGTATTGCCATACTGCATATGATCTTTTGAGCGGTGATGCCGAATGACAGTACAAGAAAATTGTAAGTGTTACATTAAATCAACTTCAGGGACATGATACGGTCCAGGATTATGAATTGATGGTTGAAAGTGGAGACTCGCTATAGAATAGCATTTTCATGAACAAAGTACCACAACAAATCCAACAGGTGGAGCAACATGATAACATATCCATCTAATAAAATGTTGAAAAAGCATGCATTCATGATCAataaaagcaaaaaataaaataaaatgatatGTGAACAAAGTTGTACACAAAGTTTTCCTCCCTCATGTTgtttatttagttatgaaatatcGTCACCTCTGCTGTTAAGAACTAGCTGATACTCCCTCCGAttacaaatataagatgttttggatatttcaatatggaccacatacagactGAAATGAGTGTaacaaacacactaaaacgtgtctatatacatccgaCTCAGACaaaagttagaacatcttatatttgtgaatggAGGAGTATATCAGTAACATCCAAGTCATGGCTGGTCCAAAGAAGAAATTCTAAATTTTCCGCATTAGCGGATCCTGCTATATACAAAAATCGCGCCTAAAATGTAATCTTTTCCAACCTTTTGGTTCAAGTTCAGAGGTTTTAATCTTTTAAGAGTCATGCCCTACTCTCACAATACAAGTCAACAATGTGGTTTTGGTTTCTAAAATGTATCGCCATTCCAAGAGTATTGAACCAGATGCAATAGATTCCAACATGGTTTTCATGGTAGTGGTATCTAGTTTATGTTGTCCTTGTCAAACAGAAGTAAGATGTGAGAGGGATTACCTTTATATTTTGCAACTTCTTCGCCATCATAGAACACCTTGAATGTTGGGTATGAATGAATGTCCACCTTTGAGCAGACTGGTTTGCTTGCACCGCAATCAACTTTTCCGATCTCAATTTCATCCGTACCTTCAATAACCTTCCCGAGGTCCTCCCAAAGAGTTCCTAGGCTCTTGCTGTGTAAATGTAGAAGGCATCCTTGTTTAGCAGCAAGCGGTCAAAACTCGCATTGTAGTTGATACATCCATGTCACCGCTACGGCATGTAGAGCTTACCAGTGCTTACACCAAGGGACGCAGAATTGCACAAACCACACTGTGTCCTTCTCCTTTATCTAGAAACAAGAGAAAAATCCAAACTGGCTTAAGCAACGGCAGTGCACAAGCATTGCAGGGAAGTAACTCAAGAACCAAAACAGGAGTACAGATGGCGCGCCGCATCTAAACACCGAACCTTCCGTGATTGGAAAAATTAATACACCAAGAATAATGATCTATCGGTTTATTATTAGGAAATCATGCTGGAATCAGTAGCAAATCTGGGAAACGGCTACATGTCAGTAACTATAAACACACCGCCTGCTACACTGCATCCCAGCGTAGCCAAGTGATATGTTGAAAAATCAGCTGTTCTTGGGTCCGCGGCGTGCCCTAGAGTACTACTACTATTACATCTCGAGGGGGAGGTGGAAGAAGCGGGAGACACGAGAAGGGGAAAGCGGTCGGTACCTTGTCGGAGAAGGTCTCTTCGGTGAGGGTGATGACCTCGGCGCCGGATCGCGCGGCCAGGGCGGCGAGTAACGTGACGGCCACCAGCAGGAGGTGGATAGGGAGGCGGGAGCGGCGCCGAAGAGCCGGATCCATGGCTCGATCGGAGGACGGCCACGGCGACGACGGGGAGACAAGGAGAAGGCGGATACGCAAGCCGGGGTGGGTCGATGTAGTATTTCCctgggccgggccgggccgggtCGGGCTAGGATAGACGATGACACGGGTTTAAGCATAGCTCTGACCTATAAAAAAAAAGCATGTGGAACCTGGGCCTCCGACCGGACGTGGGCCACTGTCGTCGCCTTCTTGCTTTGCCAGAGGCCGTCAGCCACAGTGCTCGCCTGCCTCGGCGTTCACATTATTCATCGGCTTTATTTGCTCGGAGAAAAAAGCGTCTACTGTTGTCATATCATAAATATGTTCCTAAAAAATTTATACCATAAAGATCACATTACAAATCACGTTAATGACTAGCTAGCTTTTGCACAAATAAACACCCGTAAAAGAAAATAATTTACAATAAAAACTGAAGAATCCCCTGAGTTTGGCACCAATATCTTTCACCTGCCTCTGGCACTTCCTGAGCAGCCACCAAATGAAAAAGAAAATGTCGGTTCCATTCCGTTTCCTTCAAACTCTACACCTTTATCTCTACATAATATTATTGTTTCACCTAACCTTATCAAAAATCTAGTCTCTCTCTATTCCTTTACTCATGACAATCATGTAACTGTGAAATTTGATGGAGTTGGTTTCTCTGTTAAGGATGCATGTACTCGATGATTCTGCACCGATGTGATAGTCCTGCCAATCTCTACTCCGTCCAGCCATCATCATCTTCCACTACTGGACCGGTGGCCCTCTCTGCCGAGGTTGACCTTTGGCACACACGCCTTGGTCATCCGGGCTCCGCCGCACTTCGCACAATCATGCAaggattttctttctttttgtgaTAAAACAGACAACCATACTTGTCATGCATGTCGTCTCAGCAAGCATGTTCGTCTTCTATTTAGTTCGTTTTCCACAGTTGCATATTTTCCGTTTCAGTCAATTCATACTGATGTATGGACCTCACCTATTCCAAGTAATTCCAGTTATCTTTATTATCTTGTGATATTGGATGATTATTCCTATTTTGTGTGGACCTTTCCTCTCCGTCAAAAATCTGATGTTCCATCTACACTCACCATATTTTTTCTTACGTGTCTACACAGTTCGGGAGGTCCGTTCATGCTTTGCAAACTGACAATGGAAAGGAGTTTGACGACCTTAGCATCCACACTCTTCTTGCATCCCATGGCATCATCTTTCGGCTCACGTGTCCTTACACCTCGTCACAAAACAGTCGCGCCGAATGTATGCTCCGCACCCTTAATGGTTGTGTACGCACTCTCCTGTTTCATGCTCATGCTCCACCTCGCTTTTGGCCCGATGCACTCGCCACAACAACCCTTCTCATTAATATCGAGCCTTGCCGTGTTCGATGGACCTATACACCACACCAGCTTCTCTTCGGCTCGCCGCCATATTATGATGATCTTCGGTTGTTTGTGCTACGCTAGCATCGCAACCACCACTCCACATAAGCTCGCACCGTAGTCCCTGCCAACATTTTCTCGGCTACTCACCAAGCAAGAGCACTGTGGCGCCGCCGTCACCTTCGGTGGCACCTCGCCTCGCCACTGGCCGTTCCCAGGCTGGCCCTGACGCCCCATGCCGTCGTGGCCCGCATGTCGTGGCTGCTTCACCGGCTACTCTAGCCACTTCGCCGGTCCCCTTGACACCGGCCACTCCAACTGCTTCTTCGGTCGGTCACGCCTCGACGCTAGCCACGCCGGCTAGTACTCCGACCGCGGCATGCCGGCTGCTTCTCCGGTTGCCTCGACGTCGGCCACGCTAGATGCTTCTCCCACCGCCTTGGCATTGGCTACTCTAGCCGCCTCGACGTCGATTGCTTCTCCGACTGCCTCCACGCCGGCCTCACCGACCGCTTCGATGCCGGTCTCCTCAGCTGTTGCGGCTGCCTCACTGACTTCCGCGGCTGCCTCGTTGGCCTCCTCGACCGCCTCACTGGCCAAGCTCGGCCACCACGGTTGCGAGCGGGTCGCATCCACTACCCACGCGTCCCGTTACTCGTCTCATGCGGGTGTGTGCCGTCCGAGCTCCCGCTACTCCATCGATGAGTACGTGTGTGCGGCCTCCACCTCCGCAGCCTCACCGTTGCCCACCTCCGCTCGGGCGGCTCTCCGGGATCCGTAGTGGCATGcggccatgctggaggagttcGACGCCCTACAGCGCAACCGGACGTGGCAGCTTGTTCCCCGTCCACGCGGTGCCAATGTCATCTCTGGCAAGTGGGTGCTCAAGCACAAACTTTGCCCTGATGGTACATTCGAGCGCTACAAAGCGCGTTGTGTGGTGCGAGGCTTTTGCTAGTGATCCGGCGTCAACTTCACGGACACCTTTACCCCGGTTGTCAAACCGGGCACGATTCGTACCACCTGCACCTCGCGGTGTCTCAGGCGTGGCCGGTGGACCAGATGGATGTCTCCTACGCCTTTCTCCATGGTCATCTCGATGAACAATTGTATTGCCAGTAGCCCGCTAGTTTTGTCGATGACACATATCTGGATCATGCGTGCCTGCTTTCTCGCTCGTTATATGGGCCCAAGCAGGCACTGCGCGCCTGGTACCAGCGCATCACCGTGTTTCTTTATTAGCTCGTCTTTCGCTCCACTCGCTCCTCTGCCTTAATGTTTGTCTATCAACAGGGCCATGAGACTGCCTATGTCCTCCTCTATGTCGATGACATCATCTTGACGTCGTGCACTACTGATCTTCTTCGACGGCTCACTGATCGACTTCGCGCTGAGTTCGCCATCAAGGACTTAGGCCTGCTACACTACTTCCTCAGCATTGAGGTGGTACGGCGGGTGAACGACTTCTTTCTTCACCAGAGTTGCTTGACCGCACTGGGATGCTTAATTACAAACCCGCAACCACCCCCGTCGACACGAAGGCCAACCTCTCCGCCACCGATGGTTTGCCGGCCCTGGATGCCTCCTTCTACCGCTCGATTGTTGGTGCTTTGCAATACTTGACACTCACTCGCCCGGAGTTGCAGTACGCGGTGCAGCAGGTGTGCCTTCATATCCATTCACCTCGTGATGCTCATTGGACCGTGGTGAAACAGATTCT encodes:
- the LOC125552009 gene encoding protein disulfide isomerase-like 5-1, producing MDPALRRRSRLPIHLLLVAVTLLAALAARSGAEVITLTEETFSDKIKEKDTVWFVQFCVPWCKHCKSLGTLWEDLGKVIEGTDEIEIGKVDCGASKPVCSKVDIHSYPTFKVFYDGEEVAKYKGPRDVESLKTFVLNEAEKAGEVRPEDEL